From one Pempheris klunzingeri isolate RE-2024b chromosome 9, fPemKlu1.hap1, whole genome shotgun sequence genomic stretch:
- the LOC139206822 gene encoding uncharacterized protein — translation MVLFRCDDKGFESLEAFAEGLLDAKSLLSTIKQEEMVPVSDVNINWMRANGFLSHSRPKRNVDPRWYRGNPDFQSYYRYYSSIGHTEGLYEIDKLRMLYQQMRYLEHTYGPNASYFQSKLGVPMIACDPATDKKCKVAAPPPPPMKGVPKLTEPPATPPPLPPAPSISQADVLYLCNKKDPLCKPHIVYMPTGAVPVLCDPRYHNHCVPQKAAPEPAAVPQPPPPPPKKSAPPPPPPVLVKKSPPAPIRTFKGMEYDCDPYWDPDCLIDHPPRPMKGKVVVPPPPPPPPPVVAEEKKEPVEEPAPPVSVQKKVVYPYYYPMPYNPMDDLYDPSRFHYPQPAASADEPEEESQ, via the exons ATGGTCCTATTCAGGTGTGACGATAAAGGCTTTGAGAGTCTGGAGGCTTTTGCTGAAG GTCTGCTGGATGCCAAATCTTTGTTAAGCACCATCAAGCAGGAAG AGATGGTCCCCGTCAGTGATGTTAACATTAACTGGATGAGAGCAAACGGCTTTCTGAGTCACTCCAGACCGAAGCGTAATGTGGACCCAAGGTGGTACAGAGGAAACCCAGACTTCCAGTCTTATTACCGCTACTACAGCAGCATCGGACACACTGAGGGG CTCTATGAGATCGACAAGCTGCGGATGCTCTACCAGCAGATGAGGTACCTGGAGCACACCTACGGACCCAACGCTTCCTATTTCCAGAGCAAACTGGGAGTGCCAATGATCGCGTGTGACCCAGCTACAGACAAGAAGTGCAAAGTCGCTgctcctcccccacccccaaTGAAAGGGGTCCCAAAGCTCACAGAGCCCCCggcaactcctcctcctcttcctcccgctCCATCCATCTCCCAGGCTGACGTGCTCTACCTGTGCAACAAGAAAGACCCACTCTGTAAGCCCCATATCGTGTACATGCCCACCGGTGCTGTGCCCGTGCTCTGCGACCCCCGCTACCACAACCACTGCGTCCCTCAGAAAGCCGCTCCAGAGCCAGCTGCGGTGCCCcagcctcctccccctccaccaaaAAAgtctgcccccccaccaccaccaccagtccTCGTCAAGAAGTCCCCACCGGCCCCTATCCGCACCTTCAAGGGCATGGAGTACGACTGTGACCCCTACTGGGACCCCGACTGCCTGATTGACCACCCACCCAGGCCCATGAAGGGGAAGGTTGTGGTCCCcccaccaccgccgccgcccCCTCCTGTGgtggcagaggagaaaaaggaaccGGTGGAGGAGCCAGCTCCCCCTGTCTCCGTCCAGAAGAAAGTAGTCTACCCGTACTACTACCCGATGCCCTACAACCCCATGGATGACCTGTATGACCCGTCCCGCTTCCACTACCCACAGCCTGCTGCGTCTGCTGATGAGCCTGAAGAGGAAAGTCAGTAA